The Williamsia sp. DF01-3 genome has a window encoding:
- a CDS encoding MSMEG_0569 family flavin-dependent oxidoreductase: MPEAARHIPVVIVGGGQAGLSVSWYLGRQAIEHLVVEAETPVHAWSDTRWDNFTLVTPNWHCRLPGYPYAGTDPDGFMKRDEVVEWLNGWLDTFAPPLRTNTRVTRLRQAHSGGFELTLLSEAGSETETVTCDDVVVATGGYPVPVVPPYAPSLDPAVVQLHSEQYRNPEQLPGGAVLVVGTGQSGAQIAEDLHLAGRRVHLAMGKAPRVARFYRGRDCMTWLAEMGVYDIGVQEYPGGQAAREKTNHYVTGRDGGRDIDLREFASQGMKLYGLLENGKDARLEFAPTLRASLDSADAVYNSICQDIDRHIEREGIDAPPATRYEPVWEPDSEPTSLDLTEAGVTSIIWAIGYRPDYRWIEASVFDGAGRPMQTRGITAVPGLSFIGLPWMYTWGSGRFHGIDRDAAHVAAAIIDRTRPDTNGSRPVTDGATLATTP; encoded by the coding sequence ATGCCTGAGGCGGCAAGACACATTCCGGTGGTGATCGTCGGCGGCGGGCAGGCCGGTCTGTCGGTCAGCTGGTATCTGGGGCGCCAGGCCATCGAGCACCTCGTCGTCGAGGCCGAGACCCCCGTGCATGCGTGGTCCGACACCCGCTGGGACAACTTCACGCTTGTGACACCCAACTGGCACTGCCGACTTCCGGGTTACCCATATGCGGGTACGGATCCCGATGGCTTCATGAAGCGTGACGAGGTGGTCGAGTGGCTGAACGGCTGGCTCGACACCTTCGCTCCTCCGCTGCGCACCAACACCCGCGTGACCCGGCTTCGTCAGGCCCACAGCGGCGGTTTCGAGCTGACCCTGTTGTCGGAGGCCGGATCGGAGACGGAGACGGTGACGTGTGACGACGTGGTGGTCGCAACCGGCGGCTACCCCGTGCCGGTGGTGCCGCCGTATGCCCCTTCTCTGGACCCCGCTGTGGTGCAGCTCCATTCGGAGCAATACCGCAATCCGGAGCAACTTCCCGGCGGCGCCGTACTGGTTGTCGGCACCGGCCAATCCGGTGCGCAGATCGCGGAAGACCTGCACCTGGCCGGGCGTCGGGTGCACCTGGCGATGGGCAAAGCGCCCCGCGTTGCGCGCTTCTACCGAGGCCGGGATTGCATGACATGGCTCGCCGAGATGGGCGTCTACGACATCGGTGTGCAGGAGTATCCCGGCGGCCAGGCGGCGCGCGAGAAGACCAATCACTACGTCACCGGGCGCGATGGTGGCCGCGACATCGACCTGCGCGAGTTCGCGTCGCAGGGGATGAAGTTGTACGGGCTGCTGGAGAACGGCAAAGACGCAAGGCTCGAGTTCGCGCCGACCCTTCGTGCATCGCTCGATTCGGCTGACGCCGTATACAACTCGATCTGCCAGGACATCGATCGGCACATCGAACGCGAGGGCATCGACGCACCGCCGGCCACTCGGTACGAACCGGTCTGGGAACCGGACTCCGAGCCCACCTCGCTCGATCTGACCGAGGCGGGTGTCACCAGCATCATCTGGGCGATCGGCTACCGGCCCGACTACCGGTGGATCGAGGCCAGCGTGTTCGACGGTGCCGGTCGCCCGATGCAGACGCGGGGGATCACCGCCGTTCCCGGGCTCTCGTTCATCGGATTGCCCTGGATGTACACGTGGGGTTCGGGTCGA
- a CDS encoding carbon-nitrogen hydrolase family protein, with translation MTILAGVSANFTRDLDQNYALIATLADEARQQGVDFLALPEAALGGYLSSLGNHGDTVKNTNRSLPPAISVNGPELQKVQSIVGDLVVAIGFCELADDGETRYNAAALLDGGQIYGTYRKVHQPLGENMSYSAGDVYPVFETPVGRIGLQICYDKAFPEAARVMALDGAEIIASLSAWPAARTARADNLQEDRWTYRFNQFDIARALDNQVFWVASNQSGTFGSLDYVGNAKVVDPGGNILATTLLGSGMAVAEVDITAAFEQMRGGMFHLRDRRPDVYSRVTELDEARTATWRELAHA, from the coding sequence ATGACCATCCTCGCAGGCGTTTCCGCAAACTTCACCCGTGATCTGGACCAGAACTACGCCCTGATCGCCACGCTTGCCGACGAGGCGAGGCAGCAAGGCGTCGATTTCTTGGCCCTGCCCGAGGCGGCGCTCGGTGGCTACCTGTCGTCGTTGGGCAATCACGGCGACACCGTCAAGAACACCAATCGGTCACTGCCGCCGGCCATCTCGGTGAATGGGCCCGAACTGCAGAAGGTGCAGAGCATCGTCGGCGACCTCGTGGTGGCGATCGGCTTCTGCGAGCTGGCAGACGACGGGGAAACGAGGTACAACGCCGCGGCGCTGCTCGACGGTGGTCAGATCTACGGCACCTACCGCAAGGTGCATCAGCCACTCGGCGAGAACATGTCGTACTCCGCCGGAGACGTGTATCCCGTTTTCGAGACGCCCGTAGGCCGCATCGGGCTGCAGATCTGTTACGACAAGGCATTTCCTGAAGCCGCACGCGTGATGGCGCTCGACGGTGCCGAGATCATCGCTAGTCTGTCTGCCTGGCCGGCCGCCCGTACCGCCCGCGCCGACAACCTGCAGGAGGACCGGTGGACCTACCGGTTCAACCAATTCGACATCGCTCGAGCCCTGGACAACCAGGTGTTCTGGGTGGCGTCCAACCAGTCGGGCACGTTCGGGTCGCTTGATTACGTGGGTAACGCCAAGGTTGTCGACCCCGGCGGGAACATCCTGGCGACCACTCTGCTCGGCAGCGGTATGGCGGTGGCCGAAGTGGACATCACGGCCGCGTTCGAGCAGATGCGGGGCGGTATGTTCCATCTCCGTGATCGCCGACCAGACGTGTACTCCCGGGTGACCGAACTCGACGAAGCCCGCACCGCGACCTGGCGGGAGTTGGCACATGCCTGA
- a CDS encoding MSMEG_0572/Sll0783 family nitrogen starvation response protein, which yields MSDIDQLIAENIKKSLAEIPHPSLPKGSNIYGGTKLFPDYQAEGGESYFTLVHGIAHESSVSFVAVLQATRALRKGFESALYFYGPGAINCLATRGFPTTGDSGFPGEQNINDSLGTFIGEGGTVYCCRFGLALHGGREEDLIEGVIPAHPLDVQDALIHYARKGAIINSTYMV from the coding sequence ATGTCCGATATCGATCAGTTGATTGCCGAGAATATCAAGAAGTCGTTGGCTGAGATCCCGCATCCGTCGTTGCCGAAGGGCAGCAACATTTATGGGGGGACGAAGTTGTTTCCGGATTATCAGGCTGAGGGTGGGGAGTCGTATTTCACGTTGGTTCATGGGATTGCTCATGAGTCGTCGGTGAGTTTTGTGGCGGTGTTGCAGGCGACGCGGGCGTTGCGTAAGGGGTTTGAGTCGGCGTTGTATTTTTATGGTCCGGGTGCGATCAATTGCCTGGCCACGCGTGGTTTTCCGACGACGGGTGATTCGGGTTTTCCGGGGGAGCAGAACATCAATGATTCGTTGGGGACGTTCATCGGTGAGGGTGGGACGGTGTATTGCTGTCGGTTCGGGTTGGCGTTGCATGGTGGTCGTGAGGAGGATTTGATCGAGGGTGTGATTCCGGCTCATCCGCTTGATGTGCAGGATGCGTTGATTCATTACGCCCGTAAGGGTGCCATCATCAACTCCACGTACATGGTCTGA
- a CDS encoding NDMA-dependent alcohol dehydrogenase: MKTKAAILTELNTDWKIDEIDLGDPVAGEVQVRLAASGLCHSDAHVVDGSSPIPILPVLGGHEGAGVITKVGPGVSGLEEGDHVVLAFIPACGTCPSCAKGLQNICDLGAGLLTGQAISDGTFRVTKDGAPVVQMCLLGTFAPYVTVHQASVVKIEKDIPLDKAALLGCGVSTGWGSAVDIGNTRPGDTVVVAGIGGVGINSVQGAAHAGARFVVAIDPVEDKRKTALDFGATHTYASMEEAAADIADLTWGAMANTVILTMGVVKGEYVQQGLSLTGKGGQVIVTAMGPYDQVATDLNLFELTLLQKRVQGAIFGGVGPRTQIPKLLNLYRSGALKLDELVTRTYKLEDINQGYRDMAEGKNLRGVIIYGDDDY; encoded by the coding sequence ATGAAAACGAAGGCCGCAATCCTGACCGAGTTGAACACCGACTGGAAGATCGATGAGATCGATCTCGGTGACCCGGTCGCCGGAGAGGTCCAGGTACGCCTGGCCGCATCCGGGCTCTGCCACTCCGACGCCCACGTCGTCGACGGGTCCAGTCCGATCCCGATCCTTCCGGTCCTCGGCGGCCACGAGGGCGCCGGCGTCATCACCAAGGTCGGGCCGGGTGTGTCCGGCCTCGAAGAGGGTGACCACGTCGTGCTCGCGTTCATCCCCGCCTGCGGCACGTGTCCGTCGTGCGCCAAGGGTCTGCAGAACATCTGCGACCTCGGTGCCGGACTGCTCACCGGCCAGGCGATCTCCGACGGCACGTTCCGTGTCACCAAGGACGGCGCTCCTGTGGTCCAGATGTGCCTGCTCGGCACCTTTGCCCCCTACGTCACGGTTCATCAGGCGTCGGTCGTGAAGATCGAGAAGGACATCCCCCTCGACAAGGCAGCATTGCTCGGTTGTGGTGTCTCCACGGGCTGGGGATCAGCAGTCGACATCGGCAACACCCGGCCCGGTGACACCGTGGTGGTCGCCGGTATCGGCGGCGTGGGTATCAACTCGGTCCAGGGTGCCGCCCACGCGGGCGCGCGGTTCGTCGTGGCGATCGACCCGGTGGAGGACAAACGGAAGACCGCGCTGGACTTCGGCGCCACCCACACCTACGCGTCGATGGAAGAAGCCGCCGCCGACATCGCCGACCTCACCTGGGGCGCCATGGCCAACACGGTCATCCTCACGATGGGTGTGGTCAAGGGCGAGTACGTCCAGCAGGGTCTGTCCCTCACCGGCAAGGGCGGCCAGGTCATCGTCACCGCGATGGGACCGTACGACCAGGTCGCCACCGACCTCAACCTGTTCGAACTCACCCTGTTGCAGAAGCGGGTGCAGGGCGCGATCTTCGGTGGTGTCGGTCCTCGCACGCAGATCCCGAAGCTGCTCAACCTCTACCGCAGCGGTGCCCTCAAGCTCGACGAGCTGGTGACCAGAACTTACAAGCTCGAGGACATCAACCAGGGCTACCGCGACATGGCCGAGGGCAAGAACCTCCGCGGCGTCATCATCTACGGCGACGACGACTACTGA
- a CDS encoding aldo/keto reductase: MSRIGSSDLDVYPLNLGGNTFGWTSDAAESFAVLDAFVSAGGNFIDTSDSYMASAPGNVGGESETILGEWFTKRGRRDDIVLATKVSRHPEFLGLAPDNIARAAEASLRRLKTDHIDLYYAHYDDPDVPLADTLGAFDALVKAGKVRHVGISNYSAVRIQEWIDVAEANRFAKPVALQPHYSLVARQPFEDELRPLAEKFDLGVFPYWALASGFLTGKYRTAGDVAGVARSKIVERYFNPEGLAVVDELDRIARSRGVQIATVALAWTRQQPTVVAPIVSARSPEQLEALLGSVDLTLTTDELARLDDVSAKVPAGQ, translated from the coding sequence ATGTCACGTATCGGAAGTTCTGACCTGGATGTCTACCCGCTCAACCTCGGTGGCAACACCTTCGGCTGGACCAGTGACGCGGCCGAGTCGTTCGCGGTGCTCGACGCGTTCGTGTCCGCCGGCGGCAACTTCATCGACACCTCCGACAGCTACATGGCGTCGGCGCCTGGAAACGTCGGTGGAGAGTCGGAGACGATTCTCGGCGAATGGTTCACCAAACGTGGCCGGCGCGACGACATCGTCCTGGCCACCAAGGTGAGCCGTCACCCCGAGTTCCTGGGCCTGGCACCCGACAACATCGCGCGTGCGGCCGAGGCATCTCTGCGGCGCCTGAAGACCGACCACATCGATCTGTACTACGCGCACTACGACGACCCGGATGTGCCGCTGGCCGACACCCTGGGTGCTTTCGACGCTTTGGTGAAGGCGGGAAAGGTGCGCCACGTCGGTATCTCGAACTATTCAGCCGTGCGGATCCAGGAGTGGATCGACGTCGCCGAGGCCAACCGGTTCGCCAAACCGGTTGCCCTGCAGCCTCATTACAGCCTGGTGGCGCGCCAGCCTTTCGAGGACGAACTGCGTCCACTTGCCGAGAAGTTCGACCTCGGAGTATTCCCGTACTGGGCATTGGCGAGCGGGTTCCTCACCGGCAAATACCGCACCGCGGGAGATGTCGCAGGTGTCGCACGCAGCAAGATCGTGGAACGGTATTTCAATCCCGAAGGGTTGGCGGTGGTCGATGAGCTCGATCGCATCGCCCGATCTCGCGGCGTGCAGATCGCGACCGTTGCGCTGGCATGGACCCGCCAGCAGCCGACAGTGGTCGCCCCGATCGTCAGCGCCAGGTCACCCGAGCAGCTCGAAGCTCTGCTCGGGTCTGTCGACCTGACGCTGACCACCGACGAACTGGCCCGACTCGACGATGTGTCGGCGAAGGTTCCTGCCGGTCAGTAG